CATGGGCGCGTTCCCCGCGCAGCTCGCCCGCGGCCTGCCGGACGTCCGGCTCGGGCACGGCGTCGAGCGGGTCGAGGCGGTCGCGGGCGGCCACCGCGTCCGCACCGCCGCCGGGTCGCTGACCGCGCGGGCCGCCGTGGTCGCGACGGACGCGCCGTCGGCCGCGACGCTGACCGGCGTCGCGGTGCCCGCCATGAAGGGGCTGGTCACGTGGTGGTACGCGACCGACGAGCCGCCGGGCGCCGAGCCGGTCGTCGTCGTGGACGGGCGCCGCCGCGGCCCGGTGGTCAACGCGGCGGTGATGAGCGCCGCCGCGCCGTCGTACGCCCCCGCGGGCCAGAGCCTCGTCCAGGTGACCGCGCTGCTGCGGGGCACCGCGCCCGACGAGGCGGACGTGCGCCGCCAGGCCGGGGAGATGTTCGGTGTCGGCACGTCCGGCTGGCGCGAGGTCGCGCGCCACGAGATCCCGGCGGCGCTCCCCGTGCAGCCCGCGCCGCTCTCCACCCGGCGCCCCGCGCACCTCGGCGACGCGCTGTTCGTCTGCGGGGACCACCGCGACACCGCGTCGTCGCAGGGTGCTCTCGTCTCGGGCCGCCGGACCGGTGCGGCGGTCGTGCGCGTGCTCCGGGGGCCGGCGCGCTGAGCGCCCGCCGCGCGGCCCGTCCCGCACTCTCCCGGGGCACCCGGTCACGCGTCGCCGCAGCGCCTCAGGCGTCCGACGTCGCGCGAGCGCCCGCGGCAGCGATCGACCGGCGACCGCTCGGCAGGGCCATCGCGAGCCCGACGACCGCGAACAGCGCGATCCCCGCCGCGACCAGCAGCTGCTCGACGCGGAAGCGGTCGGCGAGCGGCCCGAACACCGCCATGCCGACCGGCATCGCGAGGGCCATGACGATGCCGACGAACCCGAACACCCGGCCCTGCATCTCGGGCTCGACCGTCTCCTGCAGCACCGTCGTGGACGGGGTCGAGAAGAACGGCACCGCGAGCCCGAGCGCGAACATCAGGCTGAAGAACACCCACATGTTCGTCGACAGGCCCATCGCGACCGAGAGCACCCCGAAGACGAGCGTCGAGCGCAGCAGCAGCGCCATCCGGTTCGCGTTCGCGGCCCAGGCGGCGACCGCACCGCCGCCGAGCATCATCCCGACGCTGAACGCGACCTCGTTGACGGTGAGCTTCCAGACCTCGTCGCCGAACGTCCGCACGACCATGAGCGGCGTCAGGTACGAGGGCGCGACGATGAGCACGAACACGACGGCGAAGAGCCCGAGCACCCAGCGCACGAACGCGTGGTGCGCGACGTACCGGAAGCCGGCGACGAGGTCGTCGAAGTACCCGACGGGTGCGTCGGCGTCCGAGCGCACCAGGCGCGGCACCCGGATCGTGAGCAGCAGCGCGATCCCGACGACCGCGGTCACGACGTCGACGAAGAAGATCGCGACGATGTCCCAGCCCGCGTAGAGGGCAGCGGCGGCGGCCGGCGCGAGCAGCATGAGCGCCGCCTGGATGGTGCCGTTGATCCCGTTGACGCGCATGAGCCTGCTGGTGGGGACGATCTGCGGCAGGAGGGCGCCGACCGCGGGCGTCTGGATGCCCGCCCCCGCGGAGCGGATGGCCAGCGTCAGGTAGATGAGCCAGAGGTCGTCGGCGCCGGCCATCATGAGCAGCGCGAGCGCGAGGGTCGTGACGGCGATCGTCGCGTCCGCCCCGATGATCAGGGCCCGGCGGTCGAGCCGGTCGGCCCACACGCCCCCGAACACCGACACGACGGCCTGCGGCAGGAACCCCACGACCGACGACACCGCCAGCACGGTGCCCGACTGCGTCGTGAGGGTCAGGTGCCACATCACCGCGTACTGCACGAGCATCGAGCCGAGCAGCGACACGGTCTGGCCCGTGAGGAAGACCGTGACGTCGCGCCGCCAGCCGGGCCGCTCCGCCTCGGCCGTCGCAGGGTCCGCCTCGGCCACCGCCGGGCCGCCCGGCGGTGCGGCGCCGTCGTGCGGGCCGGGCGTCCCGCGCTCGGGGCCTGCGCTGTCCTGGGGCGGCGTCGTGGTCACCCGCCCCATCGTGGAGACCGGGGACGGGGGAGTCCAGCGGTTTCGCTCGCGGGCCTGCTCGGGGTCAGCGGGGGACCAGACCGCCGCCGACCCACGCCCGGATCGCCGCGACGTCCGCGGGGCTGAGCTCCATGCGCGCACCTCGGCACAGCCCGACGACGTTGTCCGCCCACGTCTGCGCGAGCTCGACCGCGCTCGGCCTCGTGGTCAGGTCGAGGCCCGCGAACAGCACGCCCGAGATCACGGTGTTGACGGATGCGCGGCCGATCGCCTCGCCCGCCGCCTGGCACGCGTCGCGCACGCGTCGGGCCGTCTCGGGACGCACGAACGGCGTCGTGCGCACGTCGTCCGCGAGCGCCGTCAGCAGCACGCGGTAGCGCTCGGCCGGCAGGTTGGGGATGTCGGTGACCTCGACGACCTGGCGCTGCAGCGGGGGCAGGTCGACGCTCTCGGCCGGCTGCAGGTCGGCCTCGCTGAACCGCTTGGGGTCCCACACGAAGCCCGGCGCCGGCTGCGGCGCCGTGCCGAGCTCGGCGACCGACCGCGCGAGCCACCCGAACAGGTCGCCGGCGCCGTCCCACCCGGAGCCGCGCAGCCCGGGGTCGGCCTTCCACGCCGCCTGCGCGACGACGTCACCGGGCAGGGGTCGCTCCGCCGCGCGCACGAGACGCAGGACCGCCTTGCGGGCCGGGCTCGCCGGTGCGCGTCCGCCGCCTCGGCCCGCGGCGGGCGCAGCGGGCTCGGCCCCGGCGACGGCCGCCGCCGGGGCCGGTGCGTCCCCGGCGGGGGCGACGGCGGCCGGGGCGACGAGCTCCGCGGCGGCCGGCGGGGTCACGAGCTCGACGAGCTCGTCGGCCGTGACGACGGTGTCCGCGACGGCGCGGTAGGCGCTCGCGGCGGGGCCGGCCGTGACGATCGTGACGCGCCGGTCGGCGGCCCGGCAGCGCAGCGCGAGCGGCGTGAAGTCGGCGTCGGCGGACAGGATCACGAACTCGTCGTAGCGGGTCTGCGCGCTCAGCGCGTCGACGGCGTCGAGCACGAGGTTGATGTCGGCGCTGCTCTTGCCCTGCTGGGTCAGCGACGGGCAGTCCACGACGCTGAAGCCGGCGCGCGTGAAGTTCGGACGGAACTGCGAGAACACGGACGGGTTCAGGTAGCACGCCCGCACGAGGAACCGGCGCGTGAAGTCGCCGTCGATGTCGCTGCCCTGCTCGAGCGCGCGCAGCCAGTCCCCGGGGTGCGCCGCGAACGCCTCGGCCGCCGCGGGGTCGAGCCGCTGCAGCCCGATGTACACGTTGTCGAAGTCGACGAACAGCGCGCATCGCAGTCGCCGGCCGTTCTCGGTGGTCTCGCTCGTCGTCGTCACCCCGGCATCTTCCCTGCCCAGGGGCAGCGAGCGCACACCCGCGGGTGAGCGGCACACCCGGAGGACCCGGCCCGGCGCCCGGCCCGGGGTCGGACGTGCGTCCTGGACGGGCGGCGGGCGAACGGGCGTGCCATGGTGGAAAAACGATCTCCCGAACCTGCGGACGAGGCGGTGCTGGATGCGAGCGATGGTCTATCGGGGTCCCTACCGGATCCGTGTCGAGGAGAAGGACGTCCCGCCGATCGAGCACCCGAACGACGCCATCGTGCGCGTCACGATGGCGGCGATCTGCGGCTCCGACCTGCATCTCTACCACGGCCTCATGCCGGACACGCGCGTGGGCATGACGTTCGGGCACGAGTTCATCGGCGTCGTCGAGCAGGTCGGCTCGTCGGTGGAGAACCTGCAGGTCGGCGACCGGGTCATGGTGCCGTTCAACGTGTACTGCGGCTCGTGCTTCTTCTGCGCGCGCGGCCTCTACTCGAACTGCCACAACGTCAACCCGAACGCGACGGCGGTGGGCGGCATCTACGGCTACTCGCACACCGC
The Cellulomonas sp. NS3 DNA segment above includes these coding regions:
- a CDS encoding FAD-dependent oxidoreductase; translation: MDCDVVVVGAGIAGLECARTLHERGLRVVVLEAAHEVGGRIRSERVDGFTVDRGFQVLNPAYPAVRARVDVPALDLRPLLPGVAVRRDDGLALLADPRRAPRLLRATLGSGYVRPRELVALARWAAPALGPVRRLLSAPDDAWGRSLDAHAADGRVRREVLEPFLAGVLAEDDGSSSTRFVRLLVRMFLLGTPGVPAAGMGAFPAQLARGLPDVRLGHGVERVEAVAGGHRVRTAAGSLTARAAVVATDAPSAATLTGVAVPAMKGLVTWWYATDEPPGAEPVVVVDGRRRGPVVNAAVMSAAAPSYAPAGQSLVQVTALLRGTAPDEADVRRQAGEMFGVGTSGWREVARHEIPAALPVQPAPLSTRRPAHLGDALFVCGDHRDTASSQGALVSGRRTGAAVVRVLRGPAR
- a CDS encoding MFS transporter; this translates as MTTTPPQDSAGPERGTPGPHDGAAPPGGPAVAEADPATAEAERPGWRRDVTVFLTGQTVSLLGSMLVQYAVMWHLTLTTQSGTVLAVSSVVGFLPQAVVSVFGGVWADRLDRRALIIGADATIAVTTLALALLMMAGADDLWLIYLTLAIRSAGAGIQTPAVGALLPQIVPTSRLMRVNGINGTIQAALMLLAPAAAAALYAGWDIVAIFFVDVVTAVVGIALLLTIRVPRLVRSDADAPVGYFDDLVAGFRYVAHHAFVRWVLGLFAVVFVLIVAPSYLTPLMVVRTFGDEVWKLTVNEVAFSVGMMLGGGAVAAWAANANRMALLLRSTLVFGVLSVAMGLSTNMWVFFSLMFALGLAVPFFSTPSTTVLQETVEPEMQGRVFGFVGIVMALAMPVGMAVFGPLADRFRVEQLLVAAGIALFAVVGLAMALPSGRRSIAAAGARATSDA
- a CDS encoding NYN domain-containing protein is translated as MTTTSETTENGRRLRCALFVDFDNVYIGLQRLDPAAAEAFAAHPGDWLRALEQGSDIDGDFTRRFLVRACYLNPSVFSQFRPNFTRAGFSVVDCPSLTQQGKSSADINLVLDAVDALSAQTRYDEFVILSADADFTPLALRCRAADRRVTIVTAGPAASAYRAVADTVVTADELVELVTPPAAAELVAPAAVAPAGDAPAPAAAVAGAEPAAPAAGRGGGRAPASPARKAVLRLVRAAERPLPGDVVAQAAWKADPGLRGSGWDGAGDLFGWLARSVAELGTAPQPAPGFVWDPKRFSEADLQPAESVDLPPLQRQVVEVTDIPNLPAERYRVLLTALADDVRTTPFVRPETARRVRDACQAAGEAIGRASVNTVISGVLFAGLDLTTRPSAVELAQTWADNVVGLCRGARMELSPADVAAIRAWVGGGLVPR